The Flavobacterium sp. M31R6 nucleotide sequence GATCCGTGGCTTAACCACTTATCCTTGCCAGCAACGTTAACTCGTAGGCTCATTATGCAAAAGGCACGCCGTCACCCCACAAAAGGGCTCCGACCGCTTGTAAGCGTATGGTTTCAGGATCTATTTCACTCCGTTATTCACGGTTCTTTTCACCTTTCCCTCACGGTACTGGTTCACTATCGGTCTCTCAGGAGTATTTAGCCTTAGCGGATGGTCCCGCCAAATTCAGACAGGGTTTCACGTGCCCCGCCCTACTCAGGATACCACTATCAATATCTTCTATTACTTATACAGGGCTATCACCTTCTTTGGCTCTACTTTCCAGTAGATTCTAATTCTATCCGCATTAAATCTCGTGGTCCTACAACCCCAACATTGCCGTAACAACATTGGTTTGGGCTAATCCGCGTTCGCTCGCCACTACTTACGGAATCACTTTTGTTTTCTTCTCCTCCGCCTACTTAGATGTTTCAGTTCAGCGGGTTTGCCCACCTATCGGTGTACTATGTCTTCAACATAGTGGGTTGCCCCATTCAGGTATTTACGGATCATATCGTGTGTGCCAATCCCCGTAACTTTTCGCAGCTTATCACGCCTTTCATCGCCTCTGAGAGCCAAGGCATCCCCCATACGCCCTTATTTTGCTTATTGTACCAATCGTAAAATCAATTACGACCGTTTTTTTTCGTTTTCTCTAATAAATTAGAAAAAACTGCTTTCTACTTTTTATTATTTCTTATCTCAATATGTCAATGAACTTTTATCCTTTCGGATCTGTGGAGAATAACGGAGTCGAACCGTTGACCTCCTGCGTGCAAGGCAGGCGCTCTAGCCAGCTGAGCTAATCCCCCAATTTTTTGAGTTATTAGTTGTTAGTAATTAGTTATTAGTCTAACTCTTAACTTCTCAACTCTAGAATTTCCTTTTTTTTAAAGGTGAAAATAGTTGTCTCGGACAGACTCGAACTGTCGACCCCTACATTATCAGTGTAGTACTCTAACCAGCTGAGCTACGAGACACTCTTCATTCTTATTTTTGCGCTTTTTTTAATTTTACGCATGTTTTTTAAATTAACAGCAAGAGTAATATAATCTTTGTTTTTGTAACCAATAGTTCTTTTCGTCTTCTTTCCTCAGCGTGTATTGCTACTAACACTAAGGCTCTAGAAAGGAGGTGTTCCAGCCGCACCTTCCGGTACGGCTACCTTGTTACGACTTAGCCCTAGTTACCAGTTTTACCCTAGGCAGCTCCTTGCGGTCACCGACTTCAGGCACCCCCAGCTTCCATGGCTTGACGGGCGGTGTGTACAAGGCCCGGGAACGTATTCACCGGATCATGGCTGATATCCGATTACTAGCGATTCCAGCTTCACGGAGTCGAGTTGCAGACTCCGATCCGAACTGTGACCGGTTTTGTAGATTCGCTCCTGGTCACCCAGTGGCTGCTCTCTGTACCGGCCATTGTAGCACGTGTGTAGCCCAAGGCGTAAGGGCCGTGATGATTTGACGTCATCCCCACCTTCCTCACAGTTTGCACTGGCAGTCTCGTTAGAGTTCCCGACATGACTCGCTGGCAACTAACAACAGGGGTTGCGCTCGTTATAGGACTTAACCTGACACCTCACGGCACGAGCTGACGACAACCATGCAGCACCTTGTAAATTGTCTTGCGAAAGATCTGTTTCCAAACCGGTCAATCTACATTTAAGCCTTGGTAAGGTTCCTCGCGTATCATCGAATTAAACCACATGCTCCACCGCTTGTGCGGGCCCCCGTCAATTCCTTTGAGTTTCATTCTTGCGAACGTACTCCCCAGGTGGGATACTTATCACTTTCGCTTAGCCACTGAGATCGCTCCCAACAGCTAGTATCCATCGTTTACGGCGTGGACTACCAGGGTATCTAATCCTGTTCGCTACCCACGCTTTCGTCCATCAGCGTCAATCCATTAGTAGTAACCTGCCTTCGCAATTGGTATTCCATGTAATCTCTAAGCATTTCACCGCTACACTACATATTCTAGTTACTTCCTAATAATTCAAGTCTGGCAGTATCAATGGCCGTTCCACCGTTGAGCGATGGGCTTTCACCACTGACTTACCAAACCGCCTACGGACCCTTTAAACCCAATGATTCCGGATAACGCTTGGATCCTCCGTATTACCGCGGCTGCTGGCACGGAGTTAGCCGATCCTTATTCTTACGATACCGTCAAGCTCCTTCACGAAGGAGTGTTTCTTCTCGCACAAAAGCAGTTTACAATCCATAGGACCGTCATCCTGCACGCGGCATGGCTGGATCAGGCTTGCGCCCATTGTCCAATATTCCTCACTGCTGCCTCCCGTAGGAGTCTGGTCCGTGTCTCAGTACCAGTGTGGGGGATCTCCCTCTCAGGACCCCTACCCATCGTAGCCTTGGTAAGCCGTTACCTTACCAACTAGCTAATGGGACGCATGCTCATCTTTTACCGTTGTGACTTTAATGTGAAGATGATGCCATTCTCACATACTATGAGGTATTAATCCAAATTTCTCTGGGCTATCCCTCTGTAAAAGGTAGATTGCATACGCGTTACGCACCCGTGCGCCGGTCTCTAGTCCCGAAGAACTATACCCCTCGACTTGCATGTGTTAAGCCTGCCGCTAGCGTTCATCCTGAGCCAGGATCAAACTCTTCATCGTATATTGTTTGCTTAATTGCTTAAGCTATTAATGTTTGACTGAAGTTCTAGTGGTTCTTTATTCAAATCTTCCGATTCTATTACTCTTATTCTTTTGTTCTGATTTTCATCAGAACGGCTGTCAATTCAATATGTCTAGGAACGTGTTCTTCTTGTTCTTTTCGTCTCGTTTAACTCACATTGTGTGTCTCTCGAAGCGGGTGCAAAAGTAGTTATTCTTTTTTAACTGGCAAGTAAATTTTGAAGTTTTTTTGGAAAAATTATTTTTTCGTTTTCTTCTCTTTTTCTCAGCAGTATTTCAAGGAACGTTACGCGTTTTGCGGGCTGCAAAAATAGCTTACGTTTTTAAATCTCACAAGCTTTTTTAAATCTTTTTTGAAAATAAATTTTCGTTTCGATTTCTTCAGGCTTGTCAGGATTTCTAAGAACGTACTCGTTGTTGCGGGTGCAAAAGTAGCTAGTTTATTCGTGTAAACAATGGCTTTTTCAACCTTTTTTCAAAGTATTTTTTAATCCATTGGTATGTTGGTATTTATGAAATGGCTTTTTTGAGGTTTTGACATTTCAGCCCCTTCCCTTTATCCTTTTTTTGAGATTTTATCAGTATTTCTGGGCTTTGGTTGATTTTTTTAATGCCAAATTGAACACTGACGATAGCAATTCGTCTGAGCGATGAGGAGATTTTCGAGGATTTGTTTCCGGATCTTTCTCTCCTATATATAAGGTGTATTTTTTTCGGTTTCTTTCTAATGAAAAACCCAAGCCATAGCCCCGATAGAAGCGAAAATCCTTATAAGCCGGGGTTCGGCTTATAAGATTGTAGCGGATAGCGGGATTAAGCTCCTGAATTATTTAAATAAATTTAATCGAAGCGAATTGCTTTCACAGGGGAAATTTTGGTGATTATATACGATGGAATCAACAATACCAATGCACAAATCGTTACAGTAAGCAGGTTTAGAGCCAATATGTACCCCAGATTAAGATACACAGGTGCTTGATTGACATAATAATTTTCAGGATTGAGCTGTATAATTCCGAAATGCTGCTGAATTAACAGCAAAGAGATTCCAATTAAATTACCCCAAAACAAACCTCTTACTATAAGGTAAAATGCATTGTAAAGGAATATTTTTCTAACAGACCAATTGTTAGCTCCTAGTGCTTTTAGAATTCCGATCATTTGAGTTCGCTCCAGGATGAGTACCAACAAGGCAACAACCATATTTATCGTTGCGACTAGTATCATTACGACTAATATCACAATAATATTGAAATCGAAAAGTTGCAACCACTCGAATATGTAACTGTATTTCTCAATAATTGTTTTGCTATCCAGAGTTGAAGACGTCTTTTTATATACTTGATCCCCGGTTTCTTTTATTTTATTGAAATCCTTTACGAAAACTTCAAAAGCCCCAATTTGATTTGGATTCCATTTATTGATTCGCTGTATGTGTCGAATATCACCTATTATATAGGTAGCATCGAATTGTTGAAATCCTGAATTGAAAATTCCAGCTATTTTGAATCTTCGAACATTCGGCAATTGATTCTGATCTTCTTTTATAAAGAACGTATTGAAAGAGTCTCCTACTTTTAAATTCAGTCGATTGGCTAGAAATTGAGAAATCACTACTTCTTGAGTGATATTCTTAGAAAAATTTGGCAATTTTCCCGAAACGATATACTCTTTTATATTACCCCATTGATAATCATTGCCAACCCCTTTGAAAATTATTCCTTCAAACGCAGTTTCGGTTCTGATTATTCCCGCTTTACTCGCTATTGCCTGAACATGACCTACTCCAGGAACAGAATTGAAATTTGGATAAAAGTCTTGATTTTTTTCAATGGGTAGTAATGTAATCTCGGACTGATTATTATCGTAGTTTGAAATTATGATATGACCGTTGAAAGCGGCTATCTTTTCCCTTATTTTATTTTGCAAACCTATTCCAGTGGCTACTGACACAATCATCATAATCATACCAATTGCAATTGCCGAAATTGCAATGTTTATTATAGGTGCCGATATACTGCTTTTATAATCTTTGGCAGTAATAAGTCTTTTGGCAATAAAATATTCTAAATTCAAATTGATTTATTTTGAGGAACTGAACAAATATACATAAAGTTTCATTTAGCGCTTTGCCAATCGATTTGGTTAACTTCAAATTGGCAATAATATCTGAAAGCAATCCATTAGAGCGGCAATCTTTTTTTTATTTCTTCCACAATATTGAAAGCTGCAGGACAAATTGAAACATTCTTAAGCGTTAAATCAGTAATTTGCTGAAACTTTTTACGATCTGTATGAGGGAATTCTCTACAGGCTTTTGGACGCACATCATATATCATGCATTCATTCTCATTATCTAAGAAAGTACAAGGAACACTTTGCAACACATAATCCTTATCTTCATCAACACGCAAATATTGCTCGATAAACTGTTGTGGTTTTTGCCTTAAAGACTTAGAAATTCGTTCAATATCGGCTAAAGTAAATAATGGCCCGGTAGTTTTACAACAATTGGCACATTTTAAACAATCGGTTTTTTTGAATTCGTCATCGTGAATGTCCTGCATTACGTAGTCCAAATTCTTGGGCGTTTTCTTTTTTAGCTTATCAAAATACTTTTTGTTTTCGATATGCTTATCTTTGGCTAGTTTTCCTAATTCGTTTAAAGCTGGTTTCAAATTTGAAATTTGTTGATGATTTCGCAAAAGTACTAAACTTTAAACTCGGAAATTTAAACTTGAAACTAAATTTTATGAAAGACCTTTTCGGAAAAGCCATACTTGACTATCAAACTAACAACCAGCCCGAGGATTTAATTACAGAAACATCTATTTCTGAAGAAGACGAAATGAGTGTCGCCTACCTTTTTAGAAATTATGATGAAATGCCAAGCATTGAACAAAAAGCATTACAACTGGCAAAAGGAAAAATACTCGATGTGGGATGCGGAGCCGGAAGTCATAGCTTGACTTTACAAAATGACAGGAATCTCGATGTGACTTCTATAGACATTTCAGAGAATGCAATTCAAGCCTGCAAACTTCGCGGATTGAAGAATGCAAGAGTCCAAGACATAATGACATTGGAAAACGAAAAATTCGATACCATTTTATTACTAATGAATGGCACAGGAATCTTTGGGAAACTAAAAGAAACTCCCGTTTTTTTGCAAAAATTAAAAAGTCTTTTAAATCCTAGCGGGCAAATCCTCATCGATTCTTCAGACATCATATATATGTTTGACGAAGATGAAGACGGAGGCAAATGGATTCCATCAGAAAATGAATATTACGGGGAAACTATCTTTAATATTACGTACAAAGGCGAAAAAGAAGTTCCTTTAGATTGGCTCTTCTTAGATTACAACACCCTTCAAAATGCGGCATTCGCCAATGGGCTTCAGTGCGAATTAGTTCTAGAGGGGGAACATTATGATTATTTAGCCCGCCTTTCAATCTAAATCAAAAATAGCAATTGAAAAAAAAACCAAATGCTTAAAAACATTTGGTTTTTGAAAAAATAATTATTCTTTATGCTTTATCCCTTTTATCCTTGACTAGCAATTTTTATAGGCAACTCATACAAAACCCGAACTTTTTTACCTCTAGTCTCACCTGATGTCCATCGAGGAGATGAAGAAATTACTCGCTTAGCTTCAGCTCCAGTTCCTTCGCCAAGATCTTTTACAACTTTCACATTAGTAATAGATCCATCAATTTCTATAATGAAAGCAATTTTTAAAGTACCACCGTTTCCTTCGTAATCTGGTATT carries:
- a CDS encoding ABC transporter permease, whose product is MNLEYFIAKRLITAKDYKSSISAPIINIAISAIAIGMIMMIVSVATGIGLQNKIREKIAAFNGHIIISNYDNNQSEITLLPIEKNQDFYPNFNSVPGVGHVQAIASKAGIIRTETAFEGIIFKGVGNDYQWGNIKEYIVSGKLPNFSKNITQEVVISQFLANRLNLKVGDSFNTFFIKEDQNQLPNVRRFKIAGIFNSGFQQFDATYIIGDIRHIQRINKWNPNQIGAFEVFVKDFNKIKETGDQVYKKTSSTLDSKTIIEKYSYIFEWLQLFDFNIIVILVVMILVATINMVVALLVLILERTQMIGILKALGANNWSVRKIFLYNAFYLIVRGLFWGNLIGISLLLIQQHFGIIQLNPENYYVNQAPVYLNLGYILALNLLTVTICALVLLIPSYIITKISPVKAIRFD
- a CDS encoding YkgJ family cysteine cluster protein, whose product is MKPALNELGKLAKDKHIENKKYFDKLKKKTPKNLDYVMQDIHDDEFKKTDCLKCANCCKTTGPLFTLADIERISKSLRQKPQQFIEQYLRVDEDKDYVLQSVPCTFLDNENECMIYDVRPKACREFPHTDRKKFQQITDLTLKNVSICPAAFNIVEEIKKRLPL
- a CDS encoding bifunctional 2-polyprenyl-6-hydroxyphenol methylase/3-demethylubiquinol 3-O-methyltransferase UbiG, coding for MKDLFGKAILDYQTNNQPEDLITETSISEEDEMSVAYLFRNYDEMPSIEQKALQLAKGKILDVGCGAGSHSLTLQNDRNLDVTSIDISENAIQACKLRGLKNARVQDIMTLENEKFDTILLLMNGTGIFGKLKETPVFLQKLKSLLNPSGQILIDSSDIIYMFDEDEDGGKWIPSENEYYGETIFNITYKGEKEVPLDWLFLDYNTLQNAAFANGLQCELVLEGEHYDYLARLSI
- a CDS encoding energy transducer TonB, whose translation is MKRILLSLIALFIVSFASAQATATIIDDAPYNYDEVEVRPEFPGGNNELLNFIGKNFKIPDYEGNGGTLKIAFIIEIDGSITNVKVVKDLGEGTGAEAKRVISSSPRWTSGETRGKKVRVLYELPIKIASQG